The following are encoded together in the Fusarium keratoplasticum isolate Fu6.1 chromosome 1, whole genome shotgun sequence genome:
- a CDS encoding Lactamase-B domain-containing protein produces MSFTPEPYDPVTAATWLVCVTCGTQFPTADRSKVKTCHICDDPRQFVPPSGQSFSTLEELGKTHRNEFTPCPADARLTFISSTPKLAIGQRAILIQTPEGNILWDCISLLDEETISRIQALGGLRAMVISHPHFYSTHVQWARAFKCPVYLSAEDARWATMASAHQIPLASTETEVVSGVKAIKLGGHFPGSMVLLFDGRLLIADTLMTTAAGVGGWEVDATGTSRSKPPGLNSFSFLYSIPNFIPLNLDEMSRMWGILKKYDFRATYGGFTGMDIEDEGVKGRVLESMKIQAGHMGYGESEFMQTKL; encoded by the coding sequence ATGAGCTTCACCCCAGAGCCCTACGACCCCGTCACCGCGGCGACTTGGCTCGTCTGCGTGACGTGCGGCACGCAGTTCCCCACGGCGGATCgctccaaggtcaagacgtGTCACATCTGCGACGATCCTCGGCAATTTGTCCCGCCGTCTGGACAGTCATTCTCTACGCTGGAAGAGCTGGGAAAGACTCACAGGAACGAATTCACGCCTTGCCCCGCAGATGCTAGACTCACATTCATCTCGTCAACGCCAAAGCTCGCCATCGGACAGCGCGCCATCCTCATTCAGACGCCGGAAGGCAACATACTGTGGGACTGCATCTcccttctcgatgaggaGACAATCTCCAGGATCCAGGCCCTTGGTGGCTTGCGGGCGATGGTGATAAGCCACCCGCACTTTTACAGCACGCACGTCCAGTGGGCGAGGGCATTCAAGTGCCCCGTGTATCTGTCTGCCGAAGACGCCCGGTGGGCCACCATGGCGTCGGCACATCAGATCCCGCTGGCCTCGACCGAGACGGAGGTGGTGAGCGGGGTGAAAGCCATCAAGCTCGGGGGACACTTCCCCGGGTCCATGGTTCTTCTATTCGACGGGCGATTGCTCATCGCCGATACGCTCATGACTACAGCCGCGGGCGTTGGAGGCTGGGAGGTGGACGCCACGGGGACTTCACGGTCCAAGCCGCCGGGGCTGAATTCGTTTTCGTTTCTGTACAGCATCCCCAATTTCATACCCCTCAACCTAGACGAGATGTCTCGCATGTGGGGGATCTTGAAAAAGTACGACTTTCGAGCTACGTACGGGGGGTTCACGGGCATGGAtattgaggatgagggcgTCAAGGGTAGAGTGCTTGAGAGCATGAAGATTCAGGCAGGACACATGGGATACGGGGAGAGTGAGTTTATGCAAACCAAGCTGTAA